The following proteins come from a genomic window of Lolium rigidum isolate FL_2022 chromosome 5, APGP_CSIRO_Lrig_0.1, whole genome shotgun sequence:
- the LOC124657087 gene encoding probable carboxylesterase 12: MPMELPAVADEVAVDCDAFRIYRSGKMDRLCRPARAPAGLDPATGVTTKDVVIDAGTGLSARLFLPARSSDPSKNTKLPVLVFFHGGAFLIESAVSPQYHGYVASLAAAAGVLAVSVEYRLAPEHPVPAAYDDAWTALRWAAEAQDEWLAEHGDGARLFLAGDSAGGNIVHNVLIRASFEPAPRVEGAILLHPWFGGSTVVVGEDEAMARDMAVIWECACPGAVGGADDPRMNPMAPGAPGLENLRCERLLVCTGEKDWAAARDRAYYAAVTTSAWRGGASWVESEGEGHVFFLQKPDCANAKELMDRIVAFIAGQLSEQ, from the coding sequence ATGCCCATGGAGTTGCCCGCAGTCGCCGACGAAGTAGCGGTGGACTGCGACGCCTTCCGCATATACCGGAGCGGCAAGATGGACCGCCTCTGCCGCCCGGCGCGCGCGCCCGCTGGGCTCGACCCGGCCACCGGCGTCACCACCAAAGACGTGGTCATCGACGCCGGCACGGGCCTGTCCGCGCGCCTCTTCCTCCCCGCCCGCTCATCAGATCCCTCCAAGAACACGAAGCTCcccgtcctcgtcttcttccacGGCGGCGCCTTCCTCATCGAGTCCGCCGTCTCCCCTCAGTACCACGGCTACGTCGCGTCcctcgccgccgcggccggcgTCCTCGCCGTCTCGGTGGAGTACCGCCTCGCGCCCGAGCACCCGGTGCCCGCCGCGTACGACGACGCATGGACAGCGCTACGGTGGGCGGCCGAGGCGCAGGACGAGTGGCTCGCGGAGCACGGCGACGGCGCGCGCCTCTTCCTCGCGGGCGACAGCGCCGGCGGTAACATCGTGCACAACGTCCTGATAAGGGCGTCGTTCGAGCCGGCGCCGAGGGTAGAGGGCGCGATCCTGCTGCATCCCTGGTTCGGGGGGAGCACGGTGGTCGTAGGCGAGGACGAGGCGATGGCCAGGGACATGGCCGTGATCTGGGAGTGCGCCTGCCCcggcgcggtgggcggcgcgGACGACCCGAGGATGAACCCGATGGCGCCTGGCGCGCCGGGGCTGGAGAACCTCCGCTGCGAGCGTTTGCTCGTGTGCACCGGCGAGAAGGACTGGGCGGCTGCCAGGGACAGAGCCTACTACGCGGCGGTGACCACGAGCGCTTGGCGCGGCGGCGCGTCGTGGGTCGAGTCGGAAGGAGAAGGGCACGTCTTCTTCCTGCAGAAGCCGGACTGCGCCAACGCCAAGGAGCTCATGGACCGTATCGTCGCCTTCATCGCCGGCCAGTTAAGTGAGCAATAA
- the LOC124651669 gene encoding tuliposide A-converting enzyme 2, chloroplastic-like produces MDPNEEIEIDFRPFLVVYKSGRIQRFGSTSRKSAGTDAATGVTSKDVLIDAATGLAARLFLPEGVSGSQKLPVLVYAHGGGFVTESAFSARYTGYVNALVAAAGVVAVSVEYRLAPEHPIPAAYDDVLAALRWAAASCVPGGAEPWLADHGNSARLFVAGSSSGGNVAHNVVMRAAGTGGGARVEVEGMVLLHPLFMGTAPLPSEGTDPTIPARSESIWRCLCAGKYGIDHPFSNPLALPPEAWAALGCRRVLVTTAELDRARDRGRTYVEAVRASAWGGEEAALYETDGEEHLYYLRQHGARTSSVAAEKAASEMAAVASFINRGNIRSTL; encoded by the coding sequence ATGGATCCGAACGAGGAGATCGAAATCGATTTCCGCCCATTTCTTGTCGTGTACAAGAGCGGGCGCATCCAGCGATTCGGCAGCACGTCGCGGAAGagcgccggcaccgacgccgccaCCGGCGTCACCTCCAAGGACGTGCTCATCGACGCGGCCacaggcctggccgcgcggctGTTTCTCCCCGAGGGCGTCTCGGGGTCCCAGAAGCTCCCCGTCCTCGTCTACGCCCACGGCGGCGGGTTCGTCACCGAGTCGGCCTTCTCCGCGAGGTACACCGGCTACGTCAACGCCCTCGTCGCCGCGGCCGGAGTCGTGGCCGTGTCGGTGGAGTACCGCCTCGCCCCGGAGCACCCGATCCCTGCCGCCTACGACGACGTGTTGGCCGCCCTCCGctgggcggcggcgagctgcgTTCCCGGGGGAGCCGAGCCGTGGCTGGCCGACCACGGCAACTCCGCGAGGCTCTTCGTtgccggcagcagcagcggcggcaacGTGGCGCACAACGTGGTGATGAgggccgccggaacgggaggaggCGCGCGGGTAGAAGTCGAAGGGATGGTGCTGCTCCACCCGCTGTTCATGGGCACGGCCCCGCTGCCGTCGGAAGGCACGGACCCCACGATCCCGGCGAGGTCGGAGAGCATCTGGCGGTGCCTGTGTGCGGGCAAGTACGGGATCGACCACCCGTTCTCCAACCCGCTGGCGTTGccgccggaggcgtgggcggcgctcgGCTGCCGCCGGGTGCTGGTGACGACGGCGGAGCTGGACCGCGCCAGGGACAGGGGGCGGACGTACGTGGAGGCGGTGAGGGCCAGCGCGTGGGGCGGGGAGGAGGCTGCGCTGTACGAGACCGACGGCGAGGAGCACCTGTACTACCTCCGGCAACACGGAGCGAGAACCAGCTCCGTCGCGGCGGAGAAAGCGGCGAGCGAAATGGCGGCTGTTGCGTCGTTCATCAACCGGGGTAACATTAGGTCTACTCTGTAA